From a single Arachis hypogaea cultivar Tifrunner chromosome 3, arahy.Tifrunner.gnm2.J5K5, whole genome shotgun sequence genomic region:
- the LOC112788974 gene encoding cyclase-associated protein 1: MEEKLIQRLESAVLRLEALSAGSHGGAFTAGGGGAGADDAARDPSVVAFGDLIDEHLSKLSAAAEVIGGQVLGISNVVKEAFAAQKELLITLKHTQKPSPQGMAEFLKPLNDIIKKANAMAEGKRSDYFNHLKAAGDSLSALAWIAYTGKECGMSMPIAHVEDSWQMAEFYSNKVLVEYRNKDPNHVEWVKALKDLYVPGLRDYVKKFHPLGPVWSPTGKVIAASKAPSSNSPAAPPPPPASLLSSETSRASCSKPNVGMSAVFQQISSGDITSGLRKVTNDMKAKNRTDRTGVVGTTEKESHAAPKATPKAGPPKFELQMGRKWVVENQIENKSLVIEDCDAKQSVYVYGCKNSVLQIQGKVNNITVDKCIKMGVVFKDVVAAFEVVNCSSIEVQCQGSAPTISVDNTGGCQLYLSKDSLETSISTAKSSEINVMVPGAEPDGDWVEHALPQQYIHVFKDGRFETTPASHSGG, encoded by the exons ATGGAAGAGAAACTTATACAGAGGTTGGAATCCGCGGTGTTGCGCTTGGAGGCTCTATCCGCCGGATCACATGGCGGAGCTTTCACGGCcggtggtggtggtgctggtgcCGATGATGCGGCGCGAGATCCGTCCGTCGTGGCATTCGGCGATCTTATTGATGAGCACCTAAGTAAGCTCTCTGCTGCGGCGGAGGTCATCGGAGGTCAGGTGTTGGGTATCAGCAACGTTGTGAAGGAAGCTTTCGCCGCGCAGAAGGAGCTTCTGATTACGCTCAAGCACACTCAG AAGCCCAGCCCTCAGGGAATGGCTGAATTTCTGAAACCATTGAATGACATTATCAAAAAAGCTAACGCAATGGCAGAAGGAAAGAGATCTGATTATTTCAATCACTTGAAGGCTGCTGGAGACAGTCTCTCAGCTCTAGCATGGATTGCATATACAGGGAAGGAATGTG GTATGAGTATGCCTATTGCGCACGTGGAAGACAGTTGGCAGATGGCTGAGTTTTATAGCAACAAG GTGCTTGTCGAGTACAGAAATAAAGACCCAAATCATGTTGAGTGGGTCAAAGCTCTGAAAGATTTATATGTACCTGGCTTGAGGGATTATGTCAAGAAATTTCATCCTTTAGGCCCTGTATGGAGTCCAACAGGAAAAGTAATTGCTGCATCAAAAGCTCCTTCATCTAATTCACCTGCTGCCCCTCCTCCTCCACCTGCTTCTCTCCTTAGTTCTGAAACATCTCGGGCTTCATGTTCTAAGCCAAATGTAGGGATGTCTGCTGTTTTTCAACAGATCAGTTCAGGAGATATTACTTCAG GTTTGAGAAAGGTTACAAATGACATGAAAGCAAAGAATCGAACGGATAGAACTGGAGTTGTTGGAACTACTGAAAAAGAAAGTCATGCAGCTCCAAAGGCAACTCCTAAAGCAGGACCTCCGAAATTTGAGCTTCAAATGGGCCGCAA GTGGGTTGTTGAAAATCAAATTGAGAATAAATCTTTGGTCATTGAAGATTGTGATGCAAAGCAGTCTGTATATGTCTATGGATGCAAGAACTCTGTTTTACAGATTCAAG GCAAGGTCAACAATATAACCGTTGACAAATGCATTAAGATGGGAGTTGTGTTTAAG GATGTTGTTGCAGCTTTTGAGGTCGTAAACTGTAGTTCGATAGAGGTGCAGTGTCAG GGTTCCGCTCCAACAATTTCCGTGGACAATACTGGAGGCTGCCAGCTTTATCTGAGCAAGGATTCTTTAGAAACATCCATATCAACGGCAAAGTCAAGTGAGATTAATGTAATGGTTCCTGGTGCTGAGCCTGATGGTGATTGG